The following nucleotide sequence is from Lacinutrix sp. Hel_I_90.
GAAATAAGAGCGATCATCACTAGTTTTTTAAATTAATAAATACCCTTATAACAGGACACCTTTTGCATTATGGAAGATATAAACACGATTTATTATAACACATTTGGGATTGCTTTTCAATGGAAAAGGTGTACTGCTAAAGATTTTAGAAAGATTCAAATCGTCTTTAGAAACACCGGGTTGTTTTTAACCCAAAAGGAGCTTATTCAATTTTCTAAGCATATCGAGAACACCTTAAACAGCTCCCGTTTATGTCATGACTGTAAAAAAAAGAAGTGTAGTAAATTATTACTCTTAGAAGCGCCAAACCCGCAAACCAGTTTTTCGATGACTTATAAAGAGTTAAAAGACATTCAAGACCTTGTAAAAGGGACCTTATTTCACCTGGAGTTGGAGCGCTTATTAAAAAACTGACCCTAAGAATGGAATTGCTAGCCGGCTCACTAGGCTGTAGGCGAGAACATAAGCTTTCTATAGCTTAGCATCACGCCCCATACGTAACTTTTTTGTTGGGAATTAGCTACTGGCTACGCCCTTTATTCCGCCATATAAAACCAATTTTTGTTTCTAAATACAAGAATAATACCCCATGAAAAAGGGTGAATTCCCCCTTGTTTACCCTAGTTATAACTCATAATTTTAATGTGTATTTATTTAGTAAACACGCTATAACGCTGTCACTTCAGTATGCCTTTGGCGACTTCAAATAGTGCAGCTTATCTTAAAACACGTTATTATGAAAAAAAAATCAAAAGAACAGAAACCTTGGTTCAAGGTACCTTTGAACTATGAGCAGAAACCCAATGAGAAAATAGACCTCATAGGCTTTCTTTTTAACTGTAGAGGGCTATTGCTTCAGCAGCAAATAGCTGAAAACAATACACTTGTTTTTAATATACTGGAAACACGCAATTCTGATAAGGGAAAAGCCCCCCCTAATTTAGATCAGTTGCGATTATTTATTGCTCCGGCAACCGATAAACGCATTTTAAAGGTGACGAATCTTCAGGAAATGGAAAGCTATAAAGCTTACGAACCTATTCTGAGCACTATAAAAAGTGGTACCGTTGAAATACAACCCATACCAGAGAGCCTCTCTCAATTTTGGCTGTATTGTAAATGTCGTATCACAGGAAAATTATCAAAGTGGTTTAACAGTGGCTTTGTTTGGGAAAATAAGGCTGTTTGTAATGCCAGAGTACATATTTGTGAGATTGATCACCTACGGTTTTGGATCCATAGGATTCCAGACCATATTATTGCAAAAATCCCAGATGCCATATTAAAGCCTGAACTCATAAAACCAGTACCAAGACCTTTTCCAGATCCACCGCCATTTGAGCGTTTGGATCCCGCTGTAATAGGGCAAACCCAAGCTGTGAATATCTTTGACACGAAATCGGCAGGAATGAAGCGTCAAGAAATAACAGCACAATTACCAGAATTGGGGTCTGATATAAAACAACAACTCGCCTCGGGGAATCTCAACACTATTAGAGAATCTATTGTAAACAATTACACTTTATTCCATCCGTGGTTTTGTTTATGGCCTTGGTGGTGGCCTTATTTTTACCGTTGTAAAGAACTGGCAGTCGTTAAAACAGATGCCAATGGAAGATTTGATACCAGCGTGACCTATTCATGCTTTGGTGATAAACCAGACATTTATATCTGGGTAGAATATTTCATTAATGGCGAATGGACAACGGTGTACAAGCCACCAATTCCATGTCATACCCATTGGAATTACGCCTGTGGTACAAATATCAACATAACAATTACCGATCCTCGGGTACCAGGAGATTGCTGTTGTAACTGTCCTATAGGAGGTGATTTGGTTTTTTTAAGAACGATAAGTCACCATACTAGTGTGCGACATATTCAGCAAACAGACCACTTTCAGTCACCACCAAATCAAGCAACAGCTTATAACCGTATTGGTTTAACCGATGCTGGTGCTACTGGTGACCCCGGCATATTAGAATCAGTTGTGGGCGATTATAAACGTCCGTTTGGAGGGAAACCTTCATTTTATATGGGCTTTGGTAGTGACCTTCCTAATACTGGTATTTATCATTATAGATGGAGTTACCGTCAGCTAAGGTCTGCAGATTTATCGGCAGTAGCCGATTCCTTTAAACCCTTGATTCCGTCTGGTGGTGAAGTGAGAAAAGGCTATGATTATGAATATTTAGATTCTAATGGTGACCTTCAAATCGGGCCAGATAGTGTAAAATTGGGTCCTTTTTCTGTTGGAGATAACGACAACCTGTATATCATTCCACCACAATCGCCTAGTGAGGCCCCTTTTAATGTGGCGCAATCGTCAGAACCACAATGGCATCAGCAAACCTATAATATGAGTACGATTAGTTTTGATACGACTCAGTTACCTGGTGGTGATGGCTTATATGAATTTAAATTAGAACTGTTTGACAAGGCTGGAAATCTGCTCAACAATATTCAAAGGGATATTCTTAAGGTCCCTAAATATGACAATGCAGGCCTTAGTGAAAACGCACCAGATATTTTGTTGGATGACCCTACAGGAAATGCCATTACTGGTGGTACCGCAGATGCATTTAAGATGGTCATGAGGTTTGACAATGAAAGTTGTGTTGCCGATATATTCACCATAAATGTTGATGGTGCTCCTGCTGCTGTAGATTGTTGTGGCTTTGTGAAATACAAACCAAATGGGGCAGAAGAGGACCTTGAAATCACTTTTGAGGCCAGGCATCCAAACAATTTTGCGGTGTTTAGTTTTGGTGTGGTAAAAGGGACTTGTGGCGCTGTATCTAATGCTAATAGCAACGGTATGGTGATCGCGTCTACCGCAGTGTATGACTTAGATACGGCTACTGGAATTTATAGCCAGGAGTTCACACCAGAAGCCTTACTAGGGTCCTGTTATAACAGTGGTATAGGTAAGGCGGCTTTCGGTCAAAATTTACATGTATATACTATGGCTACCGATGGTCAAAGTCGTGTAAAGCATGACGCCAGTAAAAATGCGGCTTTTGCACTAGAACCATAAGACTAATTTTTACCCTGAGAGGAATTAATCTAATACTCATTACAAGCCCGTTAACTTTTGTGTTAACGGGCTTAAATGTGTCCTTTTCTCCAATGGGAGATTAGTGCCTTCGCGACGCGTATAATAGGCAGTTGTCCTGAGCGTAATTAACACCCCAATAACCCAAAAGAGACCACGAGTTCTTGATTCACTTGTTCACCCTTTATATTTTTAGCAGGAATCCAATGATCTGGTGTTTGCTGAATTAAATCGATCATGAGTTGGTCAATCTTTGGATAATTTGAGGATCTGTCCAACCGAATATGATCAAGCGTTCCATGCTTAGTCACTGTAAAATGAAGCTTCGCCGGTTGTAATTTTCTAGCTTCAACCTTTTCAATAATAACGGCTTCTTTGCCTCTTGTTCTTAAAAACGCAAGCAGCGCTTTTTTTCCATTAACATAAGTGGCTTGTGTATCTGGTACAACAGAATAATGTGGCGAATCAAAAGTATCTTCTATCTGCCCCGTTTGTAAGTTTATGGCTGTAAATTCTATTCTTATATAAAAATCTAAAGTAGCATTTGGAGTTTTTAAAAGTGCTAGTTGTTTAGGCGTTAAGTCTGTGGTATACCCTAATTCTTGTTGGTTGGATGTTTTATCCTCTTTTATGGCAACAACCGCTACAGACTTTAAATCAATTATAGAATGAAACGTTTCTGGAGACATAAAATCACGAATGGAAGTCGCTTTTTTTAAATCACTTACCGTCATAGGTTGAAACCTTGGGCCAACATCATAAATAAAATCGCTAAAGAGATTACTGTTAGTTTCCTTAATATTTAAAGGGTTAGCAGGCAAATTCACTACGTTAAGTGCCGTTTCTTC
It contains:
- a CDS encoding energy transducer TonB — encoded protein: MKKEIKLLSLVMITSSLMVLSCDQWRSAEVKVQVEETALNVVNLPANPLNIKETNSNLFSDFIYDVGPRFQPMTVSDLKKATSIRDFMSPETFHSIIDLKSVAVVAIKEDKTSNQQELGYTTDLTPKQLALLKTPNATLDFYIRIEFTAINLQTGQIEDTFDSPHYSVVPDTQATYVNGKKALLAFLRTRGKEAVIIEKVEARKLQPAKLHFTVTKHGTLDHIRLDRSSNYPKIDQLMIDLIQQTPDHWIPAKNIKGEQVNQELVVSFGLLGC